In Vigna unguiculata cultivar IT97K-499-35 chromosome 3, ASM411807v1, whole genome shotgun sequence, a single genomic region encodes these proteins:
- the LOC114177178 gene encoding protein SRG1-like — MAGQEKSVAKSVQEMSMEGDEPPPQYIVKGNSFGSKDSSALIPIPIIDVSLLSSEGELHRLRSSLTSAGCFQAIGHGMSSSYLDKIRELAKQFFALPEEEKQKYARAVNESEGYGNDRVVSDKQVLDWSYRLSLRVFPEEKRRLSLWPKIPSDFSEKLEEFSAKVKSMMDYLLRSMARSLNLEEGSFRDQFGEESLMLARFNFYPRCSRPDLVLGVKPHTDRSGITVLLQDKEVEGLQVLIDEKWVSVPTIPDAFVVNLGDQMQIMSNGIFKSIMHRVVTNTEKMRMSLAMFNEPDPENEIGPVEGLIDETRPRLYRNVKCYGDINYKCYQEGKIALETVKIADNSD; from the exons ATGGCTGGCCAAGAGAAATCGGTGGCCAAGAGCGTTCAAGAAATGTCCATGGAAGGTGATGAACCACCACCGCAATATATTGTTAAAGGAAATAGCTTTGGATCTAAAGATTCTTCTGCACTCATTCCAATACCCATCATTGATGTAAGTCTCCTCTCATCAGAAGGTGAGCTACACAGGCTCAGATCTTCTCTAACTTCAGCTGGATGCTTCCAG GCAATTGGTCATGGAATGTCAAGTTCGTACCTTGACAAAATACGTGAACTTGCAAAACAATTTTTTGCACTCCCAGAAGAGGAAAAACAGAAATATGCTCGAGCTGTTAATGAATCTGAAGGATATGGGAATGATAGAGTGGTTTCAGACAAGCAGGTTCTTGACTGGTCCTATCGCCTATCACTTCGAGTTTTTCCAGAAGAAAAACGAAGGCTTTCTCTTTGGCCCAAGATTCCTTCTGATTTTAG TGAGAAATTAGAGGAGTTTTCGGCGAAAGTGAAATCAATGATGGATTATCTCTTGAGATCCATGGCAAGGTCACTGAATTTGGAAGAGGGTAGCTTCCGGGACCAGTTTGGTGAAGAATCATTGATGCTAGCGAGGTTCAACTTCTATCCACGTTGTTCTAGGCCTGATTTGGTTCTTGGCGTCAAACCTCACACAGATAGATCAGGAATCACAGTTCTATTGCAAGACAAAGAAGTGGAAGGTCTTCAAGTTCTGATAGATGAAAAATGGGTCAGTGTTCCCACTATCCCCGATGCCTTTGTTGTCAATCTGGGCGATCAAATGCAG ATCATGAGTAATGGAATATTCAAGAGCATAATGCACAGGGTTGTGACAAACACAGAAAAGATGAGGATGTCTTTGGCAATGTTTAATGAGCCAGATCCTGAGAACGAGATTGGACCTGTAGAGGGTCTTATAGATGAGACACGACCTAGGTTATACAGAAACGTTAAATGTTATGGTGACATCAACTACAAGTGCTATCAAGAGGGAAAGATTGCTCTTGAGACTGTCAAAATTGCAGATAACTCTGATTAA
- the LOC114176956 gene encoding pyrophosphate-energized vacuolar membrane proton pump-like: MVAFAILIFLFLGSVEGFSTSPQPCTYDKTKTCKPALATAIFSTVSFLLGGVTSLVSGFLGMKIATYANARTTLEARKGVGKAFITAFRSGAVMGFLLAANGLLVLYIAINLFKIYYGDDWGGLFEAITGYGLGGSSMALFGRVGGGIYTKAADVGADLVGKVERNIPEDDPRNPAVIADNVGDNVGDIAGMGSDLFGSYAESSCAALVVASISSFGLNHEFTAMLYPLIVSSVGILVCLLTTLFATDFFEIKAVKEIEPALKKQLVISTVLMTIGVAVVSFVALPTSFTIFNFGVQKDVKSWQLFLCVAVGLWAGLIIGFVTEYYTSNAYSPVQDVADSCRTGAATNVIFGLALGYKSVIIPIFAIAISIFVSFTFAAMYGIAVAALGMLSTFATGLAIDAYGPISDNAGGIGMSAEESLSPLICV; the protein is encoded by the exons ATGGTGGCTTTTGCCATTTTGATATTCCTCTTCCTTGGTTCAGTGGAAGGATTCAGCACAAGCCCCCAGCCTTGCACATACGATAAAACTAAAACGTGTAAGCCAGCACTTGCCACGGCTATTTTCAGCACCGTATCTTTCCTGCTTGGTGGCGTCACATCACTTGTTTCTGGATTCCTTGGAATGAAAATTGCAACTTACGCCAATGCAAGAACCACCCTGGAGGCAAGAAAGGGCGTTGGGAAGGCCTTCATTACGGCTTTTAGATCTGGTGCTGTTATGGGTTTTCTCCTAGCTGCAAATGGTCTTCTGGTTCTTTACATTGCCATCAACTTGTTTAAGATCTACTATGGTGATGACTGGGGTGGTCTTTTTGAGGCCATAACTGGTTATGGTCTTGGTGGGTCTTCTATGGCTTTGTTTGGGAGAGTTGGCGGAGGTATTTATACCAAAGCTGCTGATGTTGGTGCTGATCTTGTTGGCAAGGTTGAGAGGAATATTCCCGAAGATGATCCCAGAAATCCAGCT GTGATTGCTGACAATGTTGGTGACAATGTTGGAGATATAGCTGGTATGGGATCTGATCTGTTTGGTTCATATGCGGAGTCATCTTGTGCTGCTCTTGTTGTTGCTTCCATCTCCTCATTTGGGTTGAATCATGAGTTCACTGCGATGCTCTACCCTCTCATTGTCAGTTCTGTGGGTATTCTTGTTTGTTTGCTCACCACCTTATTTGCAACTGACTTCTTTGAGATCAAGGCTGTGAAGGAGATTGAGCCTGCATTGAAAAAGCAGCTCGTTATTTCCACTGTGTTGATGACTATTGGGGTTGCAGTTGTTAGTTTTGTTGCACTTCCAACTTCCTTCACTATCTTCAATTTTGGAGTGCAGAAAGACGTCAAGAGCTG GCAGCTATTTTTGTGTGTTGCTGTTGGTCTTTGGGCAGGACTTATTATCGGATTTGTAACCGAGTACTATACTAGTAATGCATATAG TCCTGTTCAAGACGTAGCTGACTCCTGCAGAACTGGTGCTGCAACTAATGTTATATTTGGCCTTGCCTTGGGATACAAGTCTGTTATCATTCCAATTTTTGCTATAGCAATTAGTATTTTTGTTAGTTTCACCTTTGCTGCCATGTATGGTATTGCCGTGGCTGCACTTGGGATGCTGAGTACCTTTGCCACTGGGTTGGCCATAGACGCATATGGTCCAATCAGTGACAATGCTGGAGGTATTGGAATGAGTGCCGAAGAATCTTTATCACCTTTAATTTGTGTATAA
- the LOC114176958 gene encoding protein SRG1-like produces the protein MAGQEKSVAKSVQEMSMEGDEPPPQYIVKGNSFGSKDSSALIPIPIIDVSLLSSEGELHRLRSALTSAGCFQAIGHGMSSSYLDKIRELAKQFFALPEEEKQKYARAVNESEGYGNDRVVSDKQVLDWSYRLSLRVFPEEKRRLSLWPKIPSDFSEKLEEFSAKVKSMMDYLLRSMARSLNLEEGSFLDQFGEESLMLARFNFYPRCSRPDLVLGVKPHTDRSGITVLLQDKEVEGLQVLIDEKWVSVPTIPDAFVVNLGDQMQIMSNGIFKSIMHRVVTNTEKMRMSLAMFNEPDPENEIGPVEGLIDETRPRLYRNVKCYGDINYKCYQEGKIALETVKIADNSD, from the exons ATGGCTGGCCAAGAGAAATCGGTGGCCAAGAGCGTTCAAGAAATGTCCATGGAAGGTGATGAACCACCACCGCAATATATTGTTAAAGGAAATAGCTTTGGATCTAAAGATTCTTCTGCACTCATTCCAATACCCATCATTGATGTAAGTCTCCTCTCATCAGAAGGTGAGCTACACAGGCTAAGATCTGCTCTAACTTCAGCTGGATGCTTCCAG GCAATTGGTCATGGAATGTCAAGTTCGTACCTTGACAAAATACGTGAACTTGCAAAACAATTTTTTGCACTCCCAGAAGAGGAAAAACAGAAATATGCTCGAGCTGTTAATGAATCTGAAGGATATGGGAATGATAGAGTGGTTTCAGACAAGCAGGTTCTTGACTGGTCCTATCGCCTATCACTTCGAGTTTTTCCAGAAGAAAAACGAAGGCTTTCTCTTTGGCCCAAGATTCCTTCTGATTTTAG TGAGAAATTAGAGGAGTTTTCGGCGAAAGTGAAATCAATGATGGATTATCTCTTGAGATCCATGGCAAGGTCACTGAATTTGGAAGAGGGTAGCTTCCTGGACCAGTTTGGTGAAGAATCATTGATGCTAGCGAGGTTCAACTTCTATCCACGTTGTTCTAGGCCTGATTTGGTTCTTGGCGTCAAACCTCACACAGATAGATCAGGAATCACTGTTCTATTGCAAGACAAAGAAGTGGAAGGTCTTCAAGTTCTGATAGATGAAAAATGGGTCAGTGTTCCCACTATCCCCGATGCCTTTGTTGTCAATCTGGGCGATCAAATGCAG ATCATGAGTAATGGAATATTCAAGAGCATAATGCACAGGGTTGTGACAAACACAGAAAAGATGAGGATGTCTTTGGCAATGTTTAATGAGCCAGATCCTGAGAACGAGATTGGACCTGTAGAGGGTCTTATAGATGAGACACGACCTAGGTTATACAGAAACGTTAAATGTTATGGTGACATCAACTACAAGTGCTATCAAGAGGGAAAGATTGCTCTTGAGACTGTCAAAATTGCAGATAACTCTGATTAA
- the LOC114176955 gene encoding pyrophosphate-energized vacuolar membrane proton pump: MGAAILPDLGTEILIPVCAVIGIAFALFQWFLVSKVKLSAVRDASPNAAAKNGYNDYLIEEEEGINDHNVVVKCAEIQNAISEGATSFLFTEYKYVGIFMVAFAILIFLFLGSVEGFSTSPQPCTYDKTKTCKPALATAIFSTVSFLLGGVTSLVSGFLGMKIATYANARTTLEARKGVGKAFITAFRSGAVMGFLLAANGLLVLYIAINLFKIYYGDDWGGLFEAITGYGLGGSSMALFGRVGGGIYTKAADVGADLVGKVERNIPEDDPRNPAVIADNVGDNVGDIAGMGSDLFGSYAESSCAALVVASISSFGLNHEFTAMLYPLIVSSVGILVCLLTTLFATDFFEIKAVKEIEPALKKQLVISTVLMTIGVAVVSFVALPTSFTIFNFGVQKDVKSWQLFLCVAVGLWAGLIIGFVTEYYTSNAYSPVQDVADSCRTGAATNVIFGLALGYKSVIIPIFAIAISIFVSFTFAAMYGIAVAALGMLSTIATGLAIDAYGPISDNAGGIAEMAGMSHRIRERTDALDAAGNTTAAIGKGFAIGSAALVSLALFGAFVSRASITTVDVLTPKVFIGLIVGAMLPYWFSAMTMKSVGSAALKMVEEVRRQFNTIPGLMEGTAKPDYATCVKISTDASIKEMIPPGALVMLTPLVVGILFGVETLSGVLAGSLVSGVQIAISASNTGGAWDNAKKYIEAGASEHARSLGPKGSDCHKAAVIGDTIGDPLKDTSGPSLNILIKLMAVESLVFAPFFATHGGLLFKIF; this comes from the exons ATGGGAGCAGCGATTCTCCCAGATCTCGGAACCGAGATTCTCATTCCCGTCTGCGCGGTCATTGGAATCGCCTTCGCCCTCTTCCAGTGGTTCCTCGTCTCCAAGGTCAAACTCTCTGCCGTCAGAGACGCTTCTCCCAACGCCGCCGCCAAGAATGGCTACAACGACTACCTCATCGAAGAGGAGGAGGGCATCAACGACCACAACGTCGTCGTCAAATGCGCCGAAATACAGAACGCCATTTCCGAAG GAGCAACCTCTTTCCTTTTTACTGAATACAAGTATGTGGGAATCTTCATGGTGGCTTTTGCCATTTTGATATTCCTCTTCCTTGGTTCAGTGGAAGGATTCAGCACAAGCCCCCAGCCTTGCACATACGATAAAACTAAAACGTGTAAGCCAGCACTTGCCACGGCTATTTTCAGCACCGTATCTTTCCTGCTTGGTGGCGTCACATCACTTGTTTCTGGATTCCTTGGAATGAAAATTGCAACTTACGCCAATGCAAGAACCACCCTGGAGGCAAGAAAGGGCGTTGGGAAGGCCTTCATTACGGCTTTTAGATCTGGTGCTGTTATGGGTTTTCTCCTAGCTGCAAATGGTCTTCTGGTTCTTTACATTGCCATCAACTTGTTTAAGATCTACTATGGTGATGACTGGGGTGGTCTTTTTGAGGCCATAACTGGTTATGGTCTTGGTGGGTCTTCTATGGCTTTGTTTGGGAGAGTTGGCGGAGGTATTTATACCAAAGCTGCTGATGTTGGTGCTGATCTTGTTGGCAAGGTTGAGAGGAATATTCCCGAAGATGATCCCAGAAATCCAGCT GTGATTGCTGACAATGTTGGTGACAATGTTGGAGATATAGCTGGTATGGGATCTGATCTGTTTGGTTCATATGCGGAGTCATCTTGTGCTGCTCTTGTTGTTGCTTCCATCTCCTCATTTGGGTTGAATCATGAGTTCACTGCGATGCTCTACCCTCTCATTGTCAGTTCTGTGGGTATTCTTGTTTGTTTGCTCACCACCTTATTTGCAACTGACTTCTTTGAGATCAAGGCTGTGAAGGAGATTGAGCCTGCATTGAAAAAGCAGCTCGTTATTTCCACTGTGTTGATGACTATTGGGGTTGCAGTTGTTAGTTTTGTTGCACTTCCAACTTCCTTCACTATCTTCAATTTTGGAGTGCAGAAAGACGTCAAGAGCTG GCAGCTATTTTTGTGTGTTGCTGTTGGTCTTTGGGCAGGACTTATTATCGGATTTGTAACCGAGTACTATACTAGTAATGCATATAG TCCTGTTCAAGACGTAGCTGACTCCTGCAGAACTGGTGCTGCAACTAATGTTATATTTGGCCTTGCCTTGGGATACAAGTCTGTTATCATTCCAATTTTTGCTATAGCAATTAGTATTTTTGTTAGTTTCACCTTTGCTGCCATGTATGGTATTGCCGTGGCTGCACTTGGGATGCTGAGTACCATTGCCACTGGGTTGGCCATAGACGCATATGGTCCAATCAGTGACAATGCTGGAGGTATTGCTGAGATGGCTGGTATGAGTCACAGAATTCGTGAGAGAACTGATGCCCTTGATGCTGCTGGTAACACGACTGCTGCAATTGGGAAG GGCTTTGCCATTGGTTCTGCCGCCCTTGTATCTCTGGCCCTTTTTGGTGCCTTTGTGAGCCGAGCATCTATTACGACTGTTGATGTGTTGACTCCAAAGGTTTTCATTGGTTTAATTGTGGGGGCGATGCTTCCTTACTGGTTTTCTGCCATGACCATGAAGAGTGTGGGAAGTGCTGCTCTGAAGATGGTTGAGGAAGTGCGCAGGCAATTCAATACCATTCCAGGGTTGATGGAGGGAACTGCCAAGCCTGACTATGCTACATGTGTTAAGATCTCTACTGATGCTTCCATTAAGGAAATGATTCCACCTGGTGCTCTTGTCATGCTTACACCTCTTGTTGTTGGGATCCTTTTTGGTGTTGAAACACTTTCTGGTGTCCTCGCTGGATCTTTGGTATCTGGTGTACAG ATTGCCATCTCTGCATCCAACACCGGCGGTGCATGGGATAACGCAAAGAAGTACATTGAG GCTGGTGCTTCTGAGCATGCTAGAAGCCTTGGTCCAAAAGGGTCAGATTGCCACAAGGCAGCTGTTATTGGTGACACCATTGGAGACCCTCTCAAGGATACATCTGGTCCCTCACTTAACATCCTTATCAAGCTGATGGCAGTTGAGTCTCTTGTTTTTGCCCCCTTCTTTGCTACCCATGGTGGTTTACTCTTCAAGATCTTCTAA